The following proteins are encoded in a genomic region of Brachypodium distachyon strain Bd21 chromosome 1, Brachypodium_distachyon_v3.0, whole genome shotgun sequence:
- the LOC100838561 gene encoding U-box domain-containing protein 52 isoform X6: MLLPYRKMCDENKVEVEVLLVKGDDVADTISNLVTQYKIRVLVVGNPTSRSAFTRKSSGNKASSKICKSIPSFCTTYIVSKDGLSSVYSPGLGSETSSCRSSDSQAFSGEMSLRSDLSDSSARTLLGLLSLPSSNLASENLKSSSSAERNRSFTLYDYISGSASVYADKDRRITSCTDSESSISSRLRASNKAPTQGSSLRGLMLSETKDDVNIELEKLRLELRHVQGAHKLVQDESADASRQASSVVVELAAKRVEGKAQLREIQSRVDKANDEVQEEKARRCATEEVVTHVKDLVRAEVMQKNRLLIKASKVADQKSRLEELFVLHGNSYSTFTWEEIDNATSSFSESRKIGAGSNGTVYKGHLNHLDVAIKVLHSDDRSSTKHFNQELEVLGRIRHPHLLMLLGACPDRGCLVYEYMENGSLADRLQCKNGTPSIPWFHRFRIAWEIVSALVFLHSTKPNPIIHRDLKPENVLLDRDLVSKIGDVGLSTLVPLKDSSSSGTMYKKTGLAGTMFYIDPEYHRTGQVSVKSDTYALGMVILQLLTARSPIGLPELVERAVEDDQLMDVLDEGAGNWPAKEAHDLAQLGLSCLEMRSKNRPDLKNMVSVELERLKGIAIVASGPVQVVPGLGPPSHFLCPILKVRCNTTIMVNVCVVLCSSYIVCMFGVDGDAGPMHCCGWTHVRAQRNSDVAVRARCVARDKSTAA, translated from the exons ATGCTACTCCCTTACAGAAAAATGTGTGATGAGAACAAG GTTGAAGTTGAAGTACTGCTTGTTAAGGGTGATGATGTGGCGGATACCATTTCCAATCTTGTCACTCAGTACAAGATACGGGTCCTCGTCGTCGGTAACCCTACCAGCAGGAGTGCCTTCACTAG GAAGTCCAGTGGAAATAAGGCATCATCCAAGATTTGCAAGAGTATCCCCAGCTTTTGCACTACATATATTGTTTCAAAGGATGGATTATCTTCAGTTTATTCCCCTGGACTAGGAAGTGAAACGTCTTCTTGTAGGAGTTCCGACAGCCAAGCGTTTTCAGGCGAAATGTCCCTGAGATCAG ATTTGAGCGACAGTTCAGCACGAACTCTGCTTGGTTTGCTAAGTCTGCCAAGCTCCAACTTGGCATCAGAGAACCTCAAAAGTAGTTCATCTGCCGAACGTAATCGCTCATTTACTCTATATGATTATATCAGTGGATCTGCATCAGTATATGCTGACAAGGACAGAAGAATTACCTCATGCACTGATAGTGAAAGTTCTATATCAAGTAGACTGCGGGCTTCCAACAAGGCGCCAACACAAGGAAGTTCACTGCGGGGATTAATGCTTTCAGAAACTAAG GATGATGTTAATATAGAGCTCGAAAAGCTGAGGCTAGAACTGAGACATGTACAGGGGGCACACAAACTCGTCCAGGATGAGTCTGCCGATGCATCTCGCCAGGCAAGTTCAGTG GTGGTCGAATTAGCCGCAAAGCGCGTGGAAGGGAAAGCTCAGTTAAGAGAGATACAGTCCAGGGTGGATAAGGCCAATGATGAAGTACAGGAAGAGAAGGCCCGTAGATGTGCCACAGAGGAGGTAGTCACCCATGTTAAGGATCTTGTAAGAGCAGAGGTTATGCAGAAAAATAGGCTGCTAATAAAGGCATCAAAGGTCGCTGATCAGAAGTCGAGGTTGGAGGAGCTCTTTGTACTTCATGGCAACTCGTACTCGACGTTCACCTGGGAGGAGATTGATAACGCTACATCATCATTCTCAGAATCACGCAAGATCGGAGCTGGATCTAATGGAACGGTATACAAGGGCCATCTCAATCACTTAGATGTAGCAATAAAGGTCCTCCATTCTGATGACAGATCCAGTACCAAGCATTTCAACCAAGAG CTTGAGGTTCTGGGCAGGATACGCCACCCACACTTGTTGATGCTCCTCGGTGCCTGTCCGGACAGGGGCTGCTTGGTGTACGAGTACATGGAGAATGGCAGCCTTGCCGACAGGCTGCAATGCAAAAATGGCACACCATCAATCCCATGGTTTCACCGCTTCCGCATTGCCTGGGAAATTGTGTCAGCCCTTGTGTTCCTGCACAGCACAAAGCCCAACCCAATCATCCACCGTGACCTTAAACCTGAAAACGTCCTCCTCGACCGCGATCTAGTCAGCAAGATTGGTGATGTGGGCCTGTCAACACTAGTCCCATTGAAGGATTCTTCGTCCAGTGGTACAATGTACAAGAAAACTGGTCTGGCAGGCACTATGTTTTACATAGACCCAGAGTACCACAGGACTGGGCAAGTGTCAGTGAAGTCTGACACGTACGCGCTTGGCATGGTGATCCTTCAGCTGCTGACGGCAAGGTCACCAATTGGATTACCTGAACTAGTGGAGCGAGCAGTGGAAGATGACCAGCTTATGGATGTGTTGGATGAGGGCGCAGGGAATTGGCCCGCAAAAGAAGCACACGATCTAGCTCAGCTAGGCCTAAGCTGTTTGGAAATGCGAAGCAAGAACAGGCCTGACCTCAAGAATATGGTGTCAGTAGAGCTTGAACGGCTGAAGGGTATTGCGATTGTGGCATCGGGGCCAGTGCAGGTCGTGCCAGGGCTAGGGCCACCCAGCCACTTCTTGTGCCCAATACTCAAGGTAAGGTGCAATACAACAATAATGGTCAACGtatgtgttgtgttgtgttcATCATACATAGTTTGTATGTTCGGTGTAGACGGTGATGCAGGACCCATGCATTGCTGCGGATGGACACACGTACGAGCGCAACGCAATTCTGATGTGGCTGTGCGAGCACGATGTGTCGCCCGTGACAAAAGCACTGCTGCCTAA
- the LOC100838561 gene encoding U-box domain-containing protein 35 isoform X3 yields MAIQEEGEGAGSADAPLTVGLALGGSKSSTYVFRWALAKFANGKDKPAPIFKLIHVLTPVLAVPTPLGNYIPIDEVRPDIAEAYAKEVHVQAQEMLLPYRKMCDENKVEVEVLLVKGDDVADTISNLVTQYKIRVLVVGNPTSRSAFTRKSSGNKASSKICKSIPSFCTTYIVSKDGLSSVYSPGLGSETSSCRSSDSQAFSGEMSLRSDLSDSSARTLLGLLSLPSSNLASENLKSSSSAERNRSFTLYDYISGSASVYADKDRRITSCTDSESSISSRLRASNKAPTQGSSLRGLMLSETKDDVNIELEKLRLELRHVQGAHKLVQDESADASRQVVELAAKRVEGKAQLREIQSRVDKANDEVQEEKARRCATEEVVTHVKDLVRAEVMQKNRLLIKASKVADQKSRLEELFVLHGNSYSTFTWEEIDNATSSFSESRKIGAGSNGTVYKGHLNHLDVAIKVLHSDDRSSTKHFNQELEVLGRIRHPHLLMLLGACPDRGCLVYEYMENGSLADRLQCKNGTPSIPWFHRFRIAWEIVSALVFLHSTKPNPIIHRDLKPENVLLDRDLVSKIGDVGLSTLVPLKDSSSSGTMYKKTGLAGTMFYIDPEYHRTGQVSVKSDTYALGMVILQLLTARSPIGLPELVERAVEDDQLMDVLDEGAGNWPAKEAHDLAQLGLSCLEMRSKNRPDLKNMVSVELERLKGIAIVASGPVQVVPGLGPPSHFLCPILKVRCNTTIMVNVCVVLCSSYIVCMFGVDGDAGPMHCCGWTHVRAQRNSDVAVRARCVARDKSTAA; encoded by the exons atggccatccaagaggagggagagggggctGGATCAGCGGATGCGCCGCTCACTGTCGGATTGGCGCTCGGCGGTTCCAAATCCAGCACCTACGTCTTCCGATGGGCTCTCGCCAAGTTCGCCAACGGCAAGGACAAGCCCGCCCCTATCTTCAAGCTCATCCATGTCCTCACCCCAGTCCTCGCTGTACCTACACCAC TGGGGAACTACATCCCGATCGATGAAGTACGCCCCGACATTGCCGAGGCCTATGCCAAGGAAGTGCATGTTCAGGCGCAAGAAATGCTACTCCCTTACAGAAAAATGTGTGATGAGAACAAG GTTGAAGTTGAAGTACTGCTTGTTAAGGGTGATGATGTGGCGGATACCATTTCCAATCTTGTCACTCAGTACAAGATACGGGTCCTCGTCGTCGGTAACCCTACCAGCAGGAGTGCCTTCACTAG GAAGTCCAGTGGAAATAAGGCATCATCCAAGATTTGCAAGAGTATCCCCAGCTTTTGCACTACATATATTGTTTCAAAGGATGGATTATCTTCAGTTTATTCCCCTGGACTAGGAAGTGAAACGTCTTCTTGTAGGAGTTCCGACAGCCAAGCGTTTTCAGGCGAAATGTCCCTGAGATCAG ATTTGAGCGACAGTTCAGCACGAACTCTGCTTGGTTTGCTAAGTCTGCCAAGCTCCAACTTGGCATCAGAGAACCTCAAAAGTAGTTCATCTGCCGAACGTAATCGCTCATTTACTCTATATGATTATATCAGTGGATCTGCATCAGTATATGCTGACAAGGACAGAAGAATTACCTCATGCACTGATAGTGAAAGTTCTATATCAAGTAGACTGCGGGCTTCCAACAAGGCGCCAACACAAGGAAGTTCACTGCGGGGATTAATGCTTTCAGAAACTAAG GATGATGTTAATATAGAGCTCGAAAAGCTGAGGCTAGAACTGAGACATGTACAGGGGGCACACAAACTCGTCCAGGATGAGTCTGCCGATGCATCTCGCCAG GTGGTCGAATTAGCCGCAAAGCGCGTGGAAGGGAAAGCTCAGTTAAGAGAGATACAGTCCAGGGTGGATAAGGCCAATGATGAAGTACAGGAAGAGAAGGCCCGTAGATGTGCCACAGAGGAGGTAGTCACCCATGTTAAGGATCTTGTAAGAGCAGAGGTTATGCAGAAAAATAGGCTGCTAATAAAGGCATCAAAGGTCGCTGATCAGAAGTCGAGGTTGGAGGAGCTCTTTGTACTTCATGGCAACTCGTACTCGACGTTCACCTGGGAGGAGATTGATAACGCTACATCATCATTCTCAGAATCACGCAAGATCGGAGCTGGATCTAATGGAACGGTATACAAGGGCCATCTCAATCACTTAGATGTAGCAATAAAGGTCCTCCATTCTGATGACAGATCCAGTACCAAGCATTTCAACCAAGAG CTTGAGGTTCTGGGCAGGATACGCCACCCACACTTGTTGATGCTCCTCGGTGCCTGTCCGGACAGGGGCTGCTTGGTGTACGAGTACATGGAGAATGGCAGCCTTGCCGACAGGCTGCAATGCAAAAATGGCACACCATCAATCCCATGGTTTCACCGCTTCCGCATTGCCTGGGAAATTGTGTCAGCCCTTGTGTTCCTGCACAGCACAAAGCCCAACCCAATCATCCACCGTGACCTTAAACCTGAAAACGTCCTCCTCGACCGCGATCTAGTCAGCAAGATTGGTGATGTGGGCCTGTCAACACTAGTCCCATTGAAGGATTCTTCGTCCAGTGGTACAATGTACAAGAAAACTGGTCTGGCAGGCACTATGTTTTACATAGACCCAGAGTACCACAGGACTGGGCAAGTGTCAGTGAAGTCTGACACGTACGCGCTTGGCATGGTGATCCTTCAGCTGCTGACGGCAAGGTCACCAATTGGATTACCTGAACTAGTGGAGCGAGCAGTGGAAGATGACCAGCTTATGGATGTGTTGGATGAGGGCGCAGGGAATTGGCCCGCAAAAGAAGCACACGATCTAGCTCAGCTAGGCCTAAGCTGTTTGGAAATGCGAAGCAAGAACAGGCCTGACCTCAAGAATATGGTGTCAGTAGAGCTTGAACGGCTGAAGGGTATTGCGATTGTGGCATCGGGGCCAGTGCAGGTCGTGCCAGGGCTAGGGCCACCCAGCCACTTCTTGTGCCCAATACTCAAGGTAAGGTGCAATACAACAATAATGGTCAACGtatgtgttgtgttgtgttcATCATACATAGTTTGTATGTTCGGTGTAGACGGTGATGCAGGACCCATGCATTGCTGCGGATGGACACACGTACGAGCGCAACGCAATTCTGATGTGGCTGTGCGAGCACGATGTGTCGCCCGTGACAAAAGCACTGCTGCCTAA